Genomic window (Nitrosophilus kaiyonis):
ATATCGAAAAATGTAAAAATCTTCATATTTTTGAAGAAATCGATAAAAAACATAGAATTATTGCTACATCAAATCAGATAACAAAAAGTGAAATTATAGATAAAATATTTCCTATAAAGATATATATTCCACCATTACAAGATAGACCAGAAGATATATTGCCTATAGCTAAGAAGTTTTTAAAAGAGGCAAATGAGATATTTTCAAGAGATTTAGATATTAATCTTGAAAAGATTGATTTTAATCTTGATGAAAATGGAGATTCTATAAAAAAAGATATTTATTTACATTTTTTTTTAGAGAATATTTCTGATAAGCAGATAATGATGTGTTTAGAAAAATATCTAATCAATAAAATTGGTACTCAAAAAGACTATAAACAGTTTTTATATCTATATGAAGTACCTCTAATTAAAGCTGGATTTAAAAGATTTAAAAGTCAGCTAAAAATGGCTGAAATGCTTGGTTTAAATAGAAATACTCTTAGAAAAAAAATTAATGAAAATAAGGATTGGTTATGAAAAAAGTTGTTTTTCTTTTTCCAGGACAAGGTAGTCAAAAGATAGGAATGGGCAGAGATTTTTATGAAAATTCTCAAATCGCAAAAGAGTTAATTGAAAACTCAAGTGATAGATTAAAAATTGATTTTAAAAAGCTTTTATTTGAAGAAAATGAAGATATTAATAAAACTGAGTTTACACAACCTGCTATTTTACTTGTTAGTTCAATTGCTCATAAACTGTTTTCTCAAAATTTAGATATTAAACCATTATACTCTTTAGGACACTCTTTAGGTGAATTTAGTGCTCTTGTTAGTGTAAATGCTTTAGATGTAATTGATGGAGTTGAACTTGTTCATAATAGAGGAAAATTTATGACTGATGCTGCTAAAGGTGTAAATGGTGGTATGATGGTTGTAATGGGCTTAAGTGATGAAGATGTTGAAAAAATATGTGAAGATGCAAGAAAAGATGGTAAAAAAGTTTGGCCTGCAAATTATAATAGTGATGGTCAAAT
Coding sequences:
- a CDS encoding sigma 54-interacting transcriptional regulator produces the protein MDVEQDVAANFIANSKASKEALKSANILKTLNINVLIEGPTGVGKELLAKYISNDAPVIKENLSNLKQLSQSSKDIIILNIEKCKNLHIFEEIDKKHRIIATSNQITKSEIIDKIFPIKIYIPPLQDRPEDILPIAKKFLKEANEIFSRDLDINLEKIDFNLDENGDSIKKDIYLHFFLENISDKQIMMCLEKYLINKIGTQKDYKQFLYLYEVPLIKAGFKRFKSQLKMAEMLGLNRNTLRKKINENKDWL
- the fabD gene encoding ACP S-malonyltransferase; translated protein: MKKVVFLFPGQGSQKIGMGRDFYENSQIAKELIENSSDRLKIDFKKLLFEENEDINKTEFTQPAILLVSSIAHKLFSQNLDIKPLYSLGHSLGEFSALVSVNALDVIDGVELVHNRGKFMTDAAKGVNGGMMVVMGLSDEDVEKICEDARKDGKKVWPANYNSDGQIVVAGIKDDLKSIENIFKEKGAKRALLLNMSVASHCPLLEDARKPLREYLEKFIKDSFISPVISNVSAKPYNSKKDAIELLDRQLVEPVLYKQSIKNIENETELFIEFGEGSVLKGLNRRITKVPTINVNNMKTLEEALKAVE